The Geobacter sp. AOG2 genome includes a window with the following:
- a CDS encoding decaprenyl-phosphate phosphoribosyltransferase → MPLSTTLRCYLTLLRPTQWLKNLMIFFPPFLGGTLFTAVVRPAALLPFVSFCLASSATYVLNDLLDRENDRNHPEKRLRPLPSGRISAVSAGMLALALALAAVGLAWSVSLPFLLFLAIYGLVSCAYSIRLKEYALVDIFCISAGFLLRLEAGGAAFGVTISEWLFLSVFLLAIFLSTGKRLSEKNRLGASAADHRKALATYPEGFLDGTMYLTGSAVLVTYTLYVITRHSPILIYSVPLCCFGLLRYILRVQSGKGGDPTESLTRDLPLFMVGLAWMLMVGWGIYAP, encoded by the coding sequence ATGCCCTTATCGACCACCCTTCGCTGTTACCTGACGCTTCTTCGGCCGACGCAATGGCTGAAAAACCTGATGATCTTCTTTCCCCCCTTCCTGGGGGGAACGCTCTTCACGGCCGTTGTCCGTCCCGCCGCGCTGCTCCCGTTCGTCTCCTTCTGCCTGGCGTCGAGCGCCACCTACGTCCTCAACGACCTGCTGGACCGGGAAAACGATCGCAACCACCCGGAAAAGAGGTTGCGGCCGCTGCCCTCCGGCCGGATATCGGCCGTCTCCGCCGGTATGCTGGCCCTGGCGCTGGCCCTGGCCGCCGTGGGCCTCGCCTGGAGCGTATCCCTGCCGTTTCTGCTCTTCCTGGCGATCTACGGCCTTGTCTCCTGCGCCTACTCCATCAGGTTGAAGGAGTACGCCCTGGTGGACATCTTCTGCATATCGGCCGGATTTCTGTTGCGGCTGGAAGCCGGGGGGGCCGCTTTCGGGGTGACGATCTCGGAATGGCTGTTCCTCAGCGTATTCCTTTTGGCGATCTTCCTCAGCACCGGCAAGCGCCTAAGCGAGAAGAACCGCCTGGGGGCGTCCGCCGCCGATCACCGCAAGGCGCTGGCCACCTATCCCGAAGGCTTTCTGGACGGAACCATGTACCTGACCGGCTCAGCCGTGCTGGTGACCTACACCCTCTACGTGATCACGCGCCACTCGCCGATTCTCATCTATTCCGTGCCGCTCTGCTGCTTCGGGCTCCTTCGCTACATCCTCCGGGTCCAGTCCGGGAAGGGGGGCGACCCGACCGAATCCCTGACCAGGGACCTGCCGCTGTTCATGGTGGGGCTCGCCTGGATGCTGATGGTGGGGTGGGGGATCTACGCCCCATGA
- a CDS encoding HDOD domain-containing protein, with protein sequence MTTVVIPETVRKLLASQPIELPIFHPVALKLQRMLSDYDFTVDEVAQVAIEDQSLATQMLKMANSPMYMGRTKVATIKEAVIRLGAQQVINLAIAASQAATHSSHNEALNRYMKQLWLHSHGSALGARWLAHACGMRGVADETYLAALLHDVGKLYLLKAIERLVDAGVISSLFDEELIADIFEAMHVEQGYRLMVHWNFPAMYCDVVRDHHIEQWDVVNKMLTIVRFVNLACRRIGLGLKHEPELALIETKEAEVLDLTDFQIAELEALLEESREVGFA encoded by the coding sequence ATGACCACCGTCGTCATACCGGAAACCGTCAGGAAGTTGCTCGCCTCGCAGCCCATCGAGCTGCCGATCTTTCATCCCGTTGCCCTCAAACTCCAGCGGATGCTTTCCGATTACGACTTTACGGTGGACGAAGTGGCCCAGGTGGCGATCGAGGACCAGTCTTTGGCGACCCAGATGCTGAAGATGGCCAACTCGCCCATGTACATGGGGCGCACCAAGGTCGCCACCATCAAGGAAGCGGTCATCCGCCTGGGGGCGCAGCAGGTCATCAACCTCGCCATCGCCGCGTCCCAGGCCGCCACGCATTCCTCGCACAATGAAGCGCTTAACCGTTACATGAAGCAGCTTTGGCTCCATAGCCACGGATCGGCCCTGGGCGCGCGCTGGCTCGCCCATGCCTGCGGCATGCGCGGGGTCGCGGACGAAACCTACCTGGCGGCGCTGCTGCACGATGTGGGCAAGCTTTACCTGTTGAAAGCCATCGAGCGCCTGGTGGATGCCGGCGTGATCAGCTCCCTGTTCGACGAAGAGCTGATCGCCGATATCTTCGAGGCCATGCACGTGGAACAGGGCTACCGCCTGATGGTGCACTGGAACTTCCCGGCCATGTACTGCGATGTGGTCCGGGACCACCATATCGAACAGTGGGATGTGGTCAACAAGATGCTGACCATCGTTCGCTTCGTCAACCTGGCCTGCCGCCGGATCGGCCTCGGCCTGAAACACGAACCCGAATTGGCGCTGATCGAGACCAAAGAGGCCGAGGTCCTGGATCTCACCGATTTCCAGATTGCGGAACTGGAAGCGCTGCTGGAAGAATCCCGGGAAGTCGGGTTTGCCTGA
- a CDS encoding ATP-binding protein: MKDTTDRFEALLERVERLVEGMMPAAPVPPDFGQFLAFRWERVGERGRLAPVARPHLYDLDDLVGIDDIKEDVVRNTTQFVQGLPANNVLLWGERGCGKSSLVKGLLKPFASRGLRIVELKRWDIMSLPHITSLLRDAPYRFILFCDDLSFDEGEGDFRALKTLLDGDIEERPGNVLIYATSNRRHLMPERMEDNTGELEIHPEEAVGEKLALSDRFGLSFGFYSLDQDEYLDVVRYYAAHRGLPIKDAELCALALKWSLYSARRSGRSARQFVDDLEGRLGLSKKGKRAKTSA, from the coding sequence ATGAAAGACACTACGGATAGATTCGAGGCATTGCTGGAAAGGGTGGAACGGCTTGTGGAAGGGATGATGCCCGCTGCGCCGGTCCCCCCCGATTTTGGACAATTTCTGGCGTTTCGCTGGGAGCGTGTCGGAGAGCGGGGCCGGCTGGCGCCGGTGGCGCGTCCCCACCTCTACGATCTGGACGACCTGGTGGGCATCGACGACATCAAGGAAGACGTTGTCCGCAACACGACCCAGTTCGTCCAGGGGTTGCCGGCCAACAACGTGCTTCTGTGGGGCGAGCGGGGGTGCGGCAAATCGTCCCTGGTCAAGGGGCTCCTGAAACCGTTCGCCTCCCGCGGGTTGCGGATCGTCGAGCTGAAGCGCTGGGACATCATGTCCCTGCCCCACATAACCTCCCTGTTGCGGGATGCGCCCTACCGGTTCATCCTGTTCTGCGACGATCTCTCCTTCGACGAGGGGGAGGGGGATTTCCGCGCCCTCAAGACCCTGCTGGACGGCGATATCGAGGAGCGCCCCGGCAATGTGCTGATCTATGCCACCTCGAACCGCCGCCACCTCATGCCGGAACGGATGGAGGACAACACCGGCGAGCTGGAGATCCATCCCGAGGAGGCCGTGGGCGAAAAGCTGGCATTGTCCGACCGGTTCGGCCTCTCCTTCGGTTTCTACAGCCTCGACCAGGATGAGTATCTCGACGTGGTCCGCTATTATGCGGCCCACCGGGGGCTCCCGATCAAGGATGCGGAGTTGTGCGCCCTGGCGTTGAAGTGGTCGCTGTATTCCGCCCGCCGCAGCGGACGTTCGGCCCGCCAGTTCGTGGACGACCTGGAGGGGCGCCTGGGTCTGTCGAAGAAAGGGAAGCGGGCGAAAACCTCCGCCTGA
- a CDS encoding aminopeptidase, whose product MKDPRITQFAEILVDYSTRVKKGDVVLINAAGLEALPLVKELHALCLKRGAAYVEYAFSVPEIDRNFYNLANKQQLDHFPQHKLDFFKTLTVYIGIAAGDNSMVMANARQQAMVAYQKLTKPLIDQRVKHTRWVVTRYPTHAAAQEARMSLDEYEDYLFSACCIDWRAESKKQDKLKKLMDKTRAVRIVAPDTDLSFSIDGLPGIKCDGRLNMPDGEVFSAPVRDSVQGHITYNCPSIYQGKEFNGVRFEFKDGRIVKAVANAGMSGALNKILDTDEGARYIGEFSLGINPGIRRPMRNILFDEKIFGSIHFTPGQAYDECDNGNRSAVHWDLVRILADGEIWFDGVLIQKQGVFVHKDLLELNP is encoded by the coding sequence ATGAAAGATCCTAGAATAACTCAGTTCGCAGAGATATTGGTGGACTACTCGACGCGGGTGAAAAAGGGCGATGTGGTGTTGATCAACGCCGCAGGCCTCGAAGCCCTGCCCCTGGTCAAGGAACTCCACGCCCTGTGCCTCAAGCGGGGCGCGGCGTATGTGGAGTATGCCTTTTCCGTTCCCGAGATCGACCGCAATTTCTACAACCTGGCCAACAAGCAGCAGTTGGACCATTTCCCCCAGCACAAGCTGGATTTCTTCAAGACCCTGACCGTCTACATCGGCATCGCGGCCGGCGACAACTCCATGGTCATGGCCAACGCCCGCCAGCAGGCCATGGTGGCCTACCAGAAGCTGACCAAGCCGCTGATCGACCAACGGGTCAAGCATACCCGCTGGGTGGTGACCCGTTACCCGACCCATGCCGCTGCCCAGGAAGCCAGGATGAGCCTGGACGAATACGAGGATTACCTGTTTTCGGCCTGCTGCATCGACTGGCGCGCCGAGTCGAAGAAACAGGACAAGCTCAAGAAGCTGATGGACAAAACCAGGGCGGTGCGTATCGTTGCGCCGGATACGGACCTGTCGTTCAGCATCGACGGCCTGCCGGGGATCAAGTGCGACGGGCGTTTGAACATGCCGGATGGCGAGGTGTTCTCCGCGCCGGTCCGGGATTCGGTCCAGGGGCACATCACCTATAACTGCCCCAGCATCTATCAGGGCAAGGAGTTCAACGGCGTGCGCTTCGAGTTCAAGGACGGCAGGATCGTCAAGGCCGTGGCCAATGCCGGCATGAGCGGGGCGCTCAACAAGATTCTCGATACCGACGAGGGGGCCCGCTACATCGGCGAGTTCTCGTTAGGCATCAATCCCGGCATCCGTCGGCCCATGCGCAACATCCTCTTTGACGAGAAGATCTTCGGCTCGATCCACTTCACGCCGGGACAGGCCTACGATGAGTGCGACAACGGCAACCGTTCCGCCGTGCACTGGGACCTGGTGAGGATTCTCGCCGACGGCGAGATCTGGTTCGACGGCGTCCTGATCCAGAAACAGGGCGTATTCGTCCACAAGGATCTGCTGGAACTGAACCCGTAA
- the dut gene encoding dUTP diphosphatase, translating into MNRHKIETKIMSPLMGSRIPLPTYATDGSAAMDLRACLDAPLTVQPGETVLIPSGIAISIHDRNLVALLVPRSGLGIKHGIVLANTVGVIDSDYQGEIGIGILNRGAAAYTVEPGERICQMLFVPIVQTELNIVGEFSQDSSRGAGGFGHTGRG; encoded by the coding sequence ATGAACCGTCATAAAATTGAAACCAAAATCATGAGCCCGTTGATGGGTTCGCGCATCCCCCTTCCCACCTATGCCACCGACGGTTCGGCGGCCATGGATCTGAGGGCCTGTCTGGACGCCCCCCTGACCGTACAGCCGGGCGAAACCGTGCTCATCCCCAGCGGCATAGCCATCAGCATCCACGACCGGAACCTGGTGGCGCTCCTGGTGCCGCGCTCCGGTCTGGGCATCAAACACGGGATCGTGCTGGCGAATACCGTCGGGGTGATCGATTCGGACTACCAGGGGGAGATCGGCATCGGCATCCTCAACCGGGGCGCGGCAGCCTACACCGTGGAGCCGGGCGAACGCATCTGCCAGATGTTGTTCGTGCCGATTGTCCAGACGGAATTGAATATTGTCGGGGAGTTCAGCCAGGACAGTTCACGCGGTGCAGGAGGTTTCGGCCACACCGGCAGGGGGTGA
- a CDS encoding pitrilysin family protein, whose product MTNSTVLTNGVRLISQRVEYMHTVSIGIWVANGTRHETPDHNGIAHFIEHLLFKGTERRTARQISHEIDSMGGILNAFTGHEYVCYYAKVLASFLPRAADLLTDIFLHSNFPADEIERERKVILQEIKMRDDAPDECIHDRFHESFWKGHPLGLSVLGSEETIGRITRNDIIAYKQSRYRPEDIIISAAGNVDHNELVGLMEKAFSGVSSGWVPAAPAGEPDSSPGRCVHLIERDLEQSLICLGTRALPQDHPDRYALYLLNTILGGGMSSRLFEEVREKKGLAYSVYSYVISHADSGSLVVYAGTEQKHCREVIDIALREMGRLKREAVPADELDSSREQLKGKILMSLESTDSLMTRLAKNEIYLRRYQPVEEVLAGFDAVTAEDILALAGRLFDGSRLNLEVMGKTAGLDVTGEQLVF is encoded by the coding sequence ATGACAAACTCTACAGTCCTAACCAACGGCGTCAGGCTCATCAGCCAGCGTGTGGAATACATGCATACCGTTTCCATCGGCATCTGGGTGGCCAACGGCACGCGCCACGAAACCCCGGACCATAACGGCATCGCCCACTTCATCGAACATCTGCTCTTCAAGGGAACCGAACGGCGCACCGCACGGCAGATCTCCCACGAGATCGATTCCATGGGAGGCATCCTCAATGCCTTCACCGGCCACGAATACGTCTGCTATTACGCCAAGGTGCTCGCTTCGTTCCTCCCCAGGGCGGCGGACCTGCTGACCGACATCTTTCTCCATTCGAATTTCCCGGCCGACGAGATCGAGCGCGAGCGGAAGGTCATCCTCCAGGAGATCAAGATGCGGGACGACGCGCCGGATGAGTGCATCCACGACCGCTTCCACGAAAGCTTCTGGAAGGGGCATCCGCTGGGGCTGTCGGTACTCGGCTCGGAAGAGACCATCGGCAGGATCACCCGCAACGACATTATTGCATACAAGCAGAGCCGCTACCGCCCCGAGGACATCATCATCTCGGCCGCCGGCAACGTGGACCACAATGAGTTGGTCGGTCTCATGGAAAAGGCCTTTTCGGGGGTTTCATCGGGCTGGGTTCCCGCCGCGCCTGCCGGAGAGCCCGACAGCTCGCCCGGCCGGTGCGTCCACCTGATCGAGCGCGACCTGGAGCAGTCGCTCATCTGCCTGGGAACGCGGGCGTTGCCCCAGGACCATCCCGACCGCTATGCCCTGTACCTGCTCAACACCATCCTGGGGGGCGGCATGAGTTCGCGGCTCTTCGAAGAGGTGCGCGAGAAGAAGGGCCTGGCCTACTCGGTCTATTCCTATGTGATCTCCCACGCCGACTCCGGTTCGCTGGTGGTCTACGCCGGAACGGAACAGAAGCATTGCCGGGAGGTCATCGATATCGCCCTGCGGGAGATGGGGCGGCTGAAGCGCGAAGCGGTGCCGGCGGACGAGCTGGATTCCTCCCGCGAGCAACTCAAGGGGAAGATCCTCATGTCGTTGGAAAGCACCGACAGCCTGATGACCCGCCTGGCCAAGAACGAGATCTACCTCCGGCGTTATCAACCGGTCGAGGAGGTCCTGGCCGGTTTCGACGCCGTCACCGCCGAGGATATCCTGGCATTGGCGGGCAGGTTGTTCGACGGCAGCAGGCTGAACCTGGAAGTGATGGGCAAGACCGCCGGTCTTGATGTCACCGGGGAACAACTGGTTTTCTGA
- the rfbC gene encoding dTDP-4-dehydrorhamnose 3,5-epimerase, whose translation MNIVTTTIPEVLIFEPKVFGDERGFFFESFNERVWRQLTGLDVNFVQHNHSRSAGGVLRGLHYQIQQPQGKLVRVISGEVFDVAVDIRRSSPTFGAWFGAHLSAENKRQMWVPPGFAHGFCVTSEYAEFLYLTTDYWAPEHERCIAWNDPDLAITWPLASEPTVSAKDREGKRFREADLFP comes from the coding sequence ATGAATATCGTCACCACTACCATTCCCGAAGTCCTCATTTTCGAACCCAAGGTCTTCGGCGACGAACGCGGTTTTTTCTTCGAGAGCTTCAACGAGCGGGTCTGGCGCCAGTTGACCGGGCTTGACGTCAATTTCGTCCAGCACAACCATTCACGCTCGGCCGGCGGAGTCCTGCGCGGCCTGCACTACCAGATCCAGCAGCCCCAGGGAAAGCTGGTACGGGTCATCTCCGGCGAGGTGTTCGACGTGGCGGTGGACATCCGCCGCAGTTCGCCCACGTTCGGCGCGTGGTTCGGCGCGCACCTCTCCGCCGAAAACAAGCGGCAGATGTGGGTACCGCCGGGGTTCGCCCACGGCTTCTGCGTCACCTCGGAGTATGCCGAGTTCCTCTACCTGACCACCGACTACTGGGCGCCGGAGCATGAGCGCTGCATCGCCTGGAACGACCCCGACCTGGCCATCACCTGGCCGCTGGCCTCCGAACCGACCGTTTCGGCCAAGGACCGCGAAGGCAAACGGTTCAGGGAAGCAGACCTGTTTCCATGA
- a CDS encoding MFS transporter produces MSNPTGGADAAQERENTRWLLSICLCQLFIMLVFINYSAVLPTLRQEWGINNTRAGMIFSVYQLGYITSGVILSALTDRINTKRIFIGAALWSATANLLFALYAHDFTSGLILRALTGIGMGGTYMPGLKLVAERFAPAGRGRAIGIYVGSLMLGSSLSLAVTGWLSGLYGWRIAFIGCSAGVFAGALLSFRLFRGYRPAPRPHSTSSYTAEVVRNRPALLMIFAYGSHMWEMYGMRSWLAPFFTSALIGWGYGQGRATGLASTIAALLVGVGAFSTAVTGTLSDRFGRTATISMVMLSSALLSFTFGWLINTNIWLTLAAGLLYGYLVVAESPVFSTGLTELVAPGYLGAAMGLQSLIGYSLATISPTVFGWALDTFRGWQPFPGVNAAWGVAFASVGIGGLAGPVFMWRLRRDPESMKMANGKR; encoded by the coding sequence ATGAGCAACCCGACAGGCGGCGCCGACGCAGCGCAGGAACGGGAAAACACCCGCTGGCTGCTCTCGATCTGTCTTTGCCAGCTTTTCATCATGCTGGTATTCATCAACTATTCGGCCGTCCTCCCCACCCTGCGGCAGGAATGGGGCATCAACAATACCCGGGCCGGCATGATCTTCTCGGTCTATCAACTGGGCTACATCACCTCGGGGGTCATCCTTTCGGCCCTGACCGACCGCATCAACACCAAGCGGATCTTCATCGGCGCCGCGCTCTGGTCCGCCACGGCCAACCTGCTGTTCGCCCTGTACGCCCACGACTTCACCAGCGGCCTGATCCTGCGCGCCCTCACCGGCATCGGCATGGGCGGGACCTACATGCCGGGGCTCAAGCTGGTCGCCGAGCGTTTTGCCCCGGCCGGACGCGGGCGCGCCATCGGCATCTACGTGGGCTCGCTGATGCTGGGGTCGTCCCTGTCCCTGGCCGTCACCGGATGGTTGAGCGGCCTGTACGGCTGGCGCATCGCCTTTATCGGCTGTTCCGCCGGGGTGTTCGCCGGGGCGCTGCTCTCCTTCCGGCTCTTCCGCGGTTATCGCCCGGCCCCGCGGCCGCACAGCACCAGCAGCTACACGGCGGAAGTGGTCCGCAACCGGCCTGCCCTCCTGATGATCTTCGCCTATGGTTCCCACATGTGGGAGATGTACGGCATGCGGAGCTGGCTGGCGCCGTTTTTCACCTCCGCCCTGATCGGCTGGGGCTACGGGCAGGGACGCGCCACCGGCCTCGCCTCGACCATTGCCGCGCTCCTGGTCGGGGTCGGCGCGTTTTCCACCGCCGTTACCGGCACCCTGTCCGACCGTTTCGGCCGCACCGCCACCATCAGCATGGTCATGCTCTCCAGCGCCCTGCTCTCTTTTACCTTCGGCTGGCTGATCAACACCAACATCTGGTTGACCTTGGCCGCCGGTCTGCTGTACGGTTATCTGGTGGTGGCGGAATCGCCGGTGTTCTCCACCGGGCTGACGGAACTGGTCGCTCCCGGCTACCTGGGGGCAGCCATGGGGCTCCAGTCGCTGATCGGCTATTCCCTGGCCACGATCTCGCCGACGGTCTTCGGCTGGGCCCTGGACACCTTCCGGGGGTGGCAGCCGTTCCCCGGCGTCAACGCCGCCTGGGGCGTGGCCTTTGCCAGCGTGGGCATCGGCGGGCTGGCCGGCCCGGTCTTCATGTGGCGGCTTCGGCGGGATCCGGAGAGTATGAAGATGGCCAACGGCAAACGCTAA
- the yrfG gene encoding GMP/IMP nucleotidase, producing the protein MIIDWNTIDTVLLDMDGTLLDRHFDDHFWLEHVPERWAAKNGASVEHARTHLHALFKSQEQTLNWTDLDYWSERLKLDIPQLKREVEHLIAVHPFVVEFLLFLRQHRKNIWLVTNAHSKTLDLKMKTTRIGSYFDGIVSAHQVGLPKEDPGFWEALQRFVSYDPARTLLGEDSETNLATAAQYGIGYPVYISRFSSRVHPKPSTAFASIEYFSALIPGDGETAITISKG; encoded by the coding sequence ATGATCATTGATTGGAACACCATAGACACCGTACTGCTGGACATGGACGGGACCCTGCTGGACCGGCACTTCGACGACCATTTCTGGCTGGAGCACGTTCCCGAGCGCTGGGCCGCCAAGAACGGCGCCAGTGTGGAGCATGCCCGGACGCACCTGCACGCCCTGTTCAAATCCCAGGAACAGACCCTCAACTGGACCGACCTGGACTACTGGTCGGAACGCCTGAAGCTCGATATCCCCCAGCTCAAACGGGAGGTGGAGCACCTGATCGCCGTCCACCCCTTTGTGGTGGAGTTCCTGCTGTTTCTGCGACAGCACCGGAAAAACATCTGGCTGGTGACCAACGCCCACTCCAAGACCCTGGACCTGAAGATGAAAACCACCCGTATCGGGTCATACTTCGACGGGATCGTCTCGGCGCACCAGGTGGGCCTGCCCAAGGAGGACCCCGGTTTCTGGGAGGCCCTCCAGAGGTTCGTCAGCTACGACCCCGCCCGGACCCTCCTGGGGGAAGACAGCGAAACCAACCTTGCCACGGCGGCGCAGTACGGCATCGGGTACCCGGTGTATATCAGCCGCTTCAGCTCCAGGGTCCATCCGAAACCGTCGACCGCTTTCGCCTCCATCGAGTATTTCAGCGCCCTGATCCCCGGCGACGGCGAAACGGCCATAACCATCTCAAAAGGCTAA
- a CDS encoding DUF3047 domain-containing protein produces MFPYLTMYPTLIMASLLTCLPALAAEPELRVGKFSSADLTGWKEQTYFGSKKSTYAFAQDNGKTVLVGKSNDAASGLLYKIDIDPKAYPVIKWSWKIDHTIKKANERTKDGNDFAARLYVVFPRGFFSRMRAIEYVWGNSLHKGESMRSPYSKSAAVIAVDSGEEQAGHWVVHRRNFAEDYRAAFGEEAPKAGAIVIMTDSDNTHGSATGYYGDITLLPAAKEEGQKANEAKPKEAQPKEPPAKEQQAPPHPVKQKEQPNGGGSHSPSPAAPSPTLNQ; encoded by the coding sequence ATGTTCCCCTACCTGACGATGTACCCCACCCTCATCATGGCTTCTCTCCTGACCTGCCTGCCCGCCCTGGCGGCCGAGCCGGAATTGCGCGTCGGCAAGTTCAGTTCGGCGGACCTCACCGGCTGGAAGGAACAAACCTATTTCGGCTCGAAGAAATCCACCTACGCCTTTGCCCAGGACAACGGGAAAACCGTTCTGGTGGGGAAGAGCAACGACGCGGCTTCCGGGCTGCTCTACAAGATCGATATCGACCCCAAGGCCTATCCGGTGATCAAGTGGTCATGGAAGATCGACCACACGATCAAGAAGGCCAACGAGAGGACCAAGGACGGCAACGACTTCGCGGCCCGTCTCTATGTGGTATTCCCCAGGGGATTTTTTTCCAGGATGCGGGCGATCGAGTATGTGTGGGGCAACAGCCTGCACAAGGGGGAGAGCATGCGCAGCCCTTACTCGAAGAGCGCCGCCGTGATTGCGGTGGATAGCGGTGAGGAGCAGGCGGGGCACTGGGTCGTTCACCGGCGCAATTTTGCCGAGGACTACCGCGCGGCCTTTGGCGAGGAGGCCCCGAAAGCCGGTGCAATCGTCATTATGACCGATAGCGACAACACCCACGGGTCGGCGACAGGCTACTACGGCGACATAACCCTGCTCCCGGCGGCCAAAGAGGAGGGTCAGAAAGCGAACGAAGCGAAACCGAAGGAGGCGCAGCCCAAAGAGCCGCCGGCCAAAGAGCAGCAGGCCCCACCGCACCCGGTAAAGCAGAAAGAGCAGCCGAACGGCGGCGGTTCTCATTCGCCCTCACCGGCTGCCCCCTCACCTACCCTAAACCAGTAA
- a CDS encoding YtxH domain-containing protein, which produces MGDRDNKVAAAALLIMAGGILGAGFALLWAPQSGRRTRRDISRYAKRAKGRADEAVEDITTNIKDLVETIGEKTDDLVEKGKDVAGGARKDLIHLIEEGASRLEKFRTKLSRM; this is translated from the coding sequence ATGGGAGATAGAGATAATAAGGTTGCTGCCGCGGCATTGCTGATCATGGCGGGCGGGATACTGGGGGCCGGGTTTGCGCTGCTGTGGGCGCCCCAGTCCGGCCGGCGCACCCGCCGGGACATCTCTCGTTATGCCAAGCGCGCCAAGGGCCGGGCCGATGAGGCGGTGGAGGATATTACGACCAACATCAAAGACCTGGTTGAAACCATCGGTGAGAAGACCGATGATCTGGTCGAAAAAGGCAAGGATGTGGCCGGCGGCGCCCGCAAGGACCTGATCCACTTGATCGAGGAGGGCGCCTCGCGGCTGGAGAAGTTTCGCACCAAGCTGAGCCGGATGTAG
- a CDS encoding NAD(P)-binding domain-containing protein gives MSSLYDVLIVGGGPAGLATAYLCHKHGLSYLVLESGKAVFQGIANTYPEGKHVYASKPKDAPEPFLVDELRPPDKPVTVESYIQYVQHFVQHENIKVETDVAFEDIREERDVLSVVTSKRVFRGRKVVLAFGSSIPRELSVYGDAKMVAKNLEDASKFVGIKTLVIGGGNTAADVVIAILKAKREKNDNQPVYWSHTSGKFDVNKETAQRLGEEILLGGNIRLYPGATPRIGEVDAEGVDRLVIRINEFKQADGIDLYHALSFPMENVIACIGSQGPMPIFDKLGIQMIACAAGVCKIAREGDRLVLLTAEFESTRKGVYVIGGAISPSYMKIKEGAIAEEKHPNLIYTAINDAYHVVEAIRKKLKG, from the coding sequence ATGAGCTCACTATACGATGTTCTCATCGTCGGCGGCGGGCCGGCCGGCCTGGCCACCGCCTATCTGTGCCACAAACACGGCCTTTCCTACCTGGTGCTGGAATCGGGCAAGGCGGTATTCCAGGGGATCGCCAATACCTATCCCGAAGGCAAGCATGTGTATGCCTCCAAACCCAAGGACGCCCCGGAGCCGTTCCTGGTGGACGAGTTGCGTCCGCCCGACAAGCCGGTCACGGTGGAGAGTTACATCCAGTACGTGCAGCATTTCGTGCAGCATGAGAATATCAAGGTTGAAACCGACGTCGCTTTCGAGGACATCCGGGAAGAACGGGACGTGCTCTCCGTCGTCACCAGCAAACGCGTGTTCCGCGGACGCAAGGTCGTGCTCGCCTTCGGGAGCAGCATCCCCCGCGAGCTGTCGGTGTACGGCGACGCCAAGATGGTGGCCAAGAACCTGGAGGACGCCAGCAAGTTCGTCGGCATCAAGACGTTGGTCATCGGCGGCGGCAACACGGCGGCCGACGTGGTCATCGCCATACTCAAGGCCAAGCGCGAGAAAAACGACAACCAGCCGGTCTATTGGTCCCACACGTCGGGAAAATTCGACGTCAACAAGGAGACGGCCCAGCGCCTGGGCGAAGAGATCCTGCTGGGGGGCAATATCCGCCTGTATCCCGGCGCCACGCCGCGCATCGGCGAGGTGGACGCGGAGGGGGTCGACCGCCTGGTCATCCGCATCAACGAATTCAAGCAGGCGGACGGCATCGACCTGTACCACGCCCTGAGCTTCCCCATGGAGAACGTGATCGCCTGCATCGGTTCCCAGGGGCCGATGCCCATCTTCGACAAGCTCGGCATCCAGATGATCGCCTGCGCGGCCGGGGTCTGCAAGATCGCCCGGGAGGGAGACCGCCTGGTGCTTTTGACCGCCGAATTCGAATCCACCCGCAAGGGGGTCTACGTCATCGGCGGCGCCATCTCCCCTTCCTACATGAAGATCAAGGAGGGGGCCATTGCCGAGGAGAAGCACCCGAACCTGATCTACACCGCCATCAACGACGCCTATCACGTGGTGGAGGCCATCAGGAAGAAGTTGAAAGGCTAG